Proteins encoded in a region of the Populus nigra chromosome 3, ddPopNigr1.1, whole genome shotgun sequence genome:
- the LOC133688475 gene encoding protein CfxQ homolog, giving the protein MNTETMQRNRQGQGSRTSKPATIHSCAQSGDLLGFQRLLSGNPYLLNERNPVMAQTPLHVSAGYNRAEIIKFLLDWQGTEKVELEPRNMYGETPLHMAAKNGCSEAARLLLAHGAIIEAKANNGMTPLHLAVWYSIRVEDHSTVKTLLEYNADCSAEDNEGMTPLNHLSPGPRSEELCKLLQWHLEEQRKRKTLEACSKTKAKMDELEDALSNVVGLHDLKIQLRKWAKGMLLDERRRALGMKVGLRRPPHMAFLGSPGTGKTMVARILGRLLHMVGVLPTDKVTEVQRTDLVGEFVGHTGPKTRRKIAEAEGGILFVDEAYRLIPSQKEDEKDYGIEALEEIMSVMDSGKVVVIFAGYSEPMKRVISSNEGFCRRVTKFFHFNDFSSEDLANICHIKMNNQDEGSSLYGFKLHSSCSGDAIAALIKRETTEKQRREMNGGLVNVMLANARETLDLRLDFNCIDTDELQTITLEDLEAGCQLL; this is encoded by the exons ATGAACACAGAAACAATGCAGCGGAATCGTCAGGGTCAAGGGTCGAGAACTTCCAAGCCTGCCACCATTCATAGCTGTGCTCAATCGGGAGATCTTCTTGGGTTCCAAAGGTTACTCAGTGGAAACCCTTATCTCCTCAATGAAAGAAACCCTGTT ATGGCGCAGACTCCACTTCATGTTTCTGCTGGTTACAACAGGGCTGAGATAATTAAATTTCTTCTTGATTGGCAAGGAACTGAGAAGGTTGAACTGGAGCCTAGGAATATG TATGGAGAAACTCCTTTACACATGGCAGCGAAGAATGGTTGCAGCGAAGCTGCACGGTTGCTTCTTGCTCATGGTGCTATTATTGAAGCCAAAGCGAAT AATGGAATGACACCGTTACACCTTGCAGTTTGGTACTCAATCAGAGTGGAAGATCACTCAACTGTTAAGACATTGCTGGAGTATAATGCTGACTGCAGTGCAGAGGACAAT GAAGGCATGACTCCTTTGAATCATCTCTCACCAGGTCCAAGGAGTGAGGAGTTGTGTAAACTATTGCAGTGGCATCTTGAAGagcagagaaagagaaaaacactTGAAGCATGCTCTAAAACAAAAGCTAAGATGGATGAACTTGAAGATGCTTTATCAAATGTTGTGGGGTTGCATGACCTCAAGATACAACTGAGAAAATGGGCAAAGGGTATGCTTTTGGATGAGAGGCGCAGGGCCCTTGGTATGAAAGTTGGTCTGAGAAGACCGCCTCATATGGCTTTCTTGGGAAGCCCTGGAACAG GTAAGACCATGGTAGCTCGAATACTTGGAAGATTACTGCATATGGTAGGAGTTCTACCTACTGACAAGGTAACAGAAGTACAACGTACAGATTTGGTTGGTGAATTTGTTGGTCACACTGGACCCAAGACTAGAAGAAAG ATTGCAGAAGCAGAGGGAGGAATTCTTTTTGTGGATGAAGCATATCGGCTTATACCATCACAGAAAGAGGATGAGAAGGACTATGGGATTGAAGCCTTAGAAGAAATTATGTCTGTTATGGACAGTGGAAAAGTCGTAGTCATATTTGCTGGCTATAGTGAACCTATGAAGCGTGTGATATCTTCAAATGAGGGTTTCTGTAGAAGGGTTACCAAGTTTTTCCATTTTAATGACTTCTCTTCTGAAGATTTAGCAAATATTTGCCACATCAAGATGAATAATCAGGATGAAGGTAGTTCGCTGTATGGTTTTAAATTACATTCTTCATGCAGTGGAGATGCCATTGCCGCCctgatcaagagagaaacaacaGAAAAGCAGCGTAGGGAAATGAATGGAGGTTTAGTAAATGTCATGTTAGCTAATGCTAGAGAGACTTTGGATCTCAGGCTTGATTTCAACTGTATTGATACCGATGAACTGCAGACCATCACCTTAGAGGATTTGGAAGCTGGCTGTCAACTGTTATAG